From Mercenaria mercenaria strain notata chromosome 17, MADL_Memer_1, whole genome shotgun sequence, the proteins below share one genomic window:
- the LOC123536207 gene encoding uncharacterized protein LOC123536207: protein MGVKNKSRNSEGAVWKELDSSTEIPGNDSYNTIFCRITRSCDMVVKLKGAGTMYLLLENEQTCRKLFDLKFNCRLQVEMHFYLDNHKLQVKASSSWCQDIVIDPEKVVRLKIQVTKGIWSTLITENGHTVLKQPTEIAESYVATEIAGARDETITDEDGDVDDRDLVFVEVSPADEEEEDALATGNATGPSVATAKRSLETAAMKKDDDADDFDDYADDENFLEISTLITENGHTVLKQHTEKAESYVATEIAGARDETIKDEDGEVDDRDLVFVEVSPADEEEEGALVTGNATGPSVATAKRSLETAAMKKDDDADDFDDDADDEDFLEISNPE, encoded by the exons ATGGGTGTGAAGAATAAAAGCAGAAACAGTGAAGGAGCTGTATGGAAAGAACTGGATAGTTCGACTGAGATTCCGGGCAACGACAGTTACAACACAATTTTTTGTCGTATTACAAGATCATGCGATATGGTAGTGAAGTTGAAGGGCGCCGGTACCATGTATTTGCTACTTGAGAACGAACAAACCTGTCGTAAACTCTTTGACCTTAAGTTCAACTGTCGGTTGCAAGTAGAGATGCATTTTTACCTGGATAACCACAAGCTGCAG GTAAAAGCAAGTTCCAGTTGGTGTCAAGATATAGTGATTGATCCGGAGAAAGTAGTTAGATTGAAAATTCAAGTAACCAAAGGGATTTGGAGCACTCTTATAACTGAGAATG gcCACACTGTCCTTAAGCAACCTACTGAAATAGCCGAGAGTTATGTTGCTACTGAGATAGCTGGTGCGAGGGACGAAACGATCACAGATGAAGACGGCGATGTCGATGATAGAGATCTAGTATTTGTGGAAGTTTCGCCAGcagatgaagaagaagaagatgccTTAGCGACAGGAAACGCTACGGGACCTAGTGTGGCAACAGCGAAGCGCTCACTTGAAACAGCTGCGATGAAGAAAGATGACGATGCTGATGATTTTGACGACTATGCAGATGATGAAAACTTCCTTGAAATTTCAACTCTTATAACTGAGAATG gcCACACTGTCCTTAAGCAACATACTGAAAAAGCCGAGAGTTATGTTGCTACTGAGATAGCTGGTGCGAGGGACGAAACGATCAAAGATGAAGACGGCGAGGTCGATGATAGAGATCTAGTATTTGTGGAAGTTTCGCCAGCAGATGAAGAAGAAGAAGGTGCCTTAGTGACAGGAAACGCTACGGGACCTAGTGTGGCAACAGCGAAGCGCTCACTTGAAACAGCTGCGATGAAGAAAGATGACGATGCTGATGATTTTGACGACGATGCAGATGATGAAGACTTCCTTGAAATTTCAAACCCCGAGTAA